A window from Bordetella petrii encodes these proteins:
- a CDS encoding efflux RND transporter permease subunit, with product MPQFFIDRPIFAWVVALFILLAGLLAIPNMPVAQYPDVAPPAITITATYPGASAKEVAESVTSIIEDQLNGAKGLLYYESVSDSYGQSQITATFAPGTDPDLAQVDVQNRVSNVSAQLPVAVNQQGIQYEQTSAGFLMIVTLSSTDGTLDQTALADYITRNVQNPVSRVPGVGQFQLFAAPRAMRVWIDPDKLVGFNLSAAEVNAAISRQNVLISAGSMGAPPNPDSQRSTATVIVNGQLSSVEAFGNIVLRANTDGSSVRLRDVARIEVGADNYQFGARLNGKPTAAFAIVLSPDANALATAEGVRAQMESLSQYFPGNIKYDIPYDTAPYVKISIEQVVHTLGEAMVLVFLVMFLFLQNVRYTLIPALVVPVAMLGAFAVMLALGFSINVLTMFAMVLAIGILVDDAIVVVENVERIMAAEGLPPKEATKKAMPQISGAIVGITLVLVTVFLPLAFMSGSVGVIYRQFSVAMAVSIFFSAFLALTFTPALCATILKPIPKGHHVDKKGFFGWFNRRFDATTHHYQNWVARILHKGGRMMLFFLLLVVLLGWLYLRLPSSFLPEEDQGYVVSNIELPTGASANRTVEVLEQVESYFMSLPAVENIITVQGYSFNGNGLNAAIAFSTLKDFSERKDPKDSAGAIAFAAFQKQLMGIHDAQVFTLVPPAISSLGNASGFDFRLQDRANAGTAALAQATAQLMGMAMKSPVLSQVRITGLGEGPQLNLTIDRDKAAALGVDFDAAATLLSTALGSAYIDKFPNMGRMQNIWVQAEARHRMQVDDILKMNVNNTQGGMVPLSSFVSAKWTQGPVQVVRYNSYESMRIGGDAAPGYTTGEAMAEMERLVGQLPSGFGYEWNGLSYQERQAGSQAPILMGLSLLVVFLVLAALYESWAIPLSVMLVVPLGMLGAVALVSVLGMSNDVYFQVGMVTVIGLAAKNAILIVEFAKDQYARGMGLYEATVEAARLRFRPILMTSLAFILGVIPLAIATGAGAASQRAVGIGVLGGMLAATPFAVIFVPTFFVVVLSFFKTKPRLLGNELKEFEAEQAAKRAREAESDQSGSGPSAAPGQEGKE from the coding sequence ATGCCGCAATTTTTTATCGATCGACCAATCTTCGCCTGGGTAGTCGCCCTGTTCATCCTGCTGGCCGGGCTGTTGGCGATCCCCAATATGCCGGTCGCGCAGTATCCCGACGTGGCGCCGCCGGCCATCACCATCACGGCCACCTATCCCGGCGCCTCGGCCAAAGAAGTGGCCGAGTCGGTCACCAGCATCATCGAAGACCAGCTCAACGGCGCCAAGGGCCTGCTGTACTACGAGTCGGTCAGTGACTCGTACGGCCAGTCGCAAATTACCGCCACCTTCGCGCCGGGCACCGACCCCGATCTGGCGCAGGTCGACGTGCAGAACCGCGTGTCCAACGTGTCCGCGCAGCTGCCGGTGGCCGTGAACCAGCAGGGCATCCAGTACGAACAGACCAGCGCCGGCTTCCTGATGATCGTCACGCTGTCGTCCACCGACGGCACGCTGGACCAGACCGCGCTGGCGGACTACATCACCCGCAACGTCCAGAACCCGGTCTCGCGCGTGCCCGGCGTGGGGCAGTTCCAGCTGTTCGCCGCGCCGCGCGCCATGCGCGTCTGGATCGACCCCGACAAGCTGGTGGGCTTCAATCTGAGCGCGGCCGAGGTCAACGCCGCCATCAGCCGGCAGAACGTGCTGATCTCGGCCGGCAGCATGGGCGCGCCGCCCAACCCCGACAGCCAGCGCTCCACCGCCACGGTCATCGTCAACGGGCAGCTGTCGTCGGTAGAGGCCTTCGGCAACATCGTGCTGCGCGCCAATACCGACGGCTCGTCGGTGCGGCTGCGCGATGTGGCGCGCATCGAGGTCGGTGCCGACAACTACCAGTTCGGCGCGCGCCTGAACGGCAAGCCCACCGCCGCCTTCGCCATCGTGCTGTCGCCCGATGCCAACGCCCTGGCCACGGCCGAGGGCGTGCGGGCGCAGATGGAATCGCTGTCCCAGTATTTCCCGGGCAACATCAAGTACGACATCCCGTACGACACCGCGCCTTACGTCAAGATCTCCATCGAACAGGTGGTGCACACGCTGGGCGAAGCCATGGTGCTGGTGTTCCTGGTGATGTTCCTGTTCCTGCAGAACGTGCGCTATACGCTGATCCCGGCCCTGGTGGTGCCGGTGGCCATGCTGGGCGCCTTCGCGGTGATGCTGGCGCTGGGCTTTTCCATCAACGTGCTGACCATGTTCGCCATGGTGCTGGCCATCGGCATCCTGGTGGACGACGCCATCGTGGTGGTCGAGAACGTCGAGCGCATCATGGCCGCCGAAGGGCTGCCGCCCAAAGAGGCCACCAAGAAGGCCATGCCGCAGATCAGCGGCGCCATCGTGGGCATCACGCTGGTGCTGGTCACGGTGTTCCTGCCGCTGGCCTTCATGAGCGGCTCGGTGGGCGTCATCTACCGCCAGTTCTCGGTGGCCATGGCCGTCTCGATCTTCTTCTCGGCCTTCCTGGCGCTGACCTTCACGCCGGCGCTGTGCGCCACCATCCTGAAGCCCATCCCGAAGGGTCACCACGTCGACAAGAAGGGCTTTTTCGGCTGGTTCAACCGCCGCTTCGACGCCACCACGCACCACTACCAGAACTGGGTGGCGCGCATCCTGCACAAGGGGGGGCGCATGATGCTGTTCTTCCTGTTGCTGGTGGTGCTGCTGGGCTGGCTGTACTTGCGCCTGCCGTCGTCGTTCCTGCCCGAGGAAGACCAGGGCTACGTGGTCAGCAACATCGAGCTGCCCACCGGCGCCAGCGCCAACCGCACGGTCGAGGTGCTCGAGCAGGTCGAAAGCTATTTCATGTCGCTGCCCGCGGTGGAGAACATCATCACGGTGCAGGGCTACAGCTTCAACGGCAACGGCCTGAACGCGGCCATCGCGTTCTCGACCCTGAAAGACTTCTCGGAGCGCAAGGACCCCAAGGATTCGGCCGGCGCGATCGCGTTCGCCGCCTTCCAGAAGCAATTGATGGGTATCCACGACGCACAGGTGTTCACGCTGGTGCCGCCCGCCATTTCTTCGCTGGGCAACGCCAGCGGCTTCGACTTCCGCCTGCAGGACCGCGCCAACGCGGGCACCGCGGCGCTGGCCCAGGCCACCGCCCAGCTGATGGGCATGGCCATGAAGAGCCCCGTGCTGTCGCAGGTGCGCATCACGGGCCTGGGCGAGGGGCCGCAGCTGAACCTGACCATCGACCGCGACAAGGCCGCCGCCCTGGGCGTGGACTTCGACGCGGCCGCCACGCTGCTTTCCACGGCGCTGGGCTCGGCCTACATCGACAAGTTCCCCAACATGGGCCGCATGCAGAACATCTGGGTGCAGGCCGAGGCGCGCCATCGCATGCAGGTCGACGACATCCTCAAGATGAACGTCAACAATACCCAGGGCGGCATGGTGCCCCTGTCGAGCTTCGTGTCGGCCAAGTGGACCCAGGGCCCGGTGCAGGTGGTGCGCTACAACAGCTACGAGTCGATGCGTATCGGCGGCGACGCGGCGCCCGGCTACACCACGGGCGAGGCCATGGCCGAAATGGAACGCCTGGTGGGCCAGCTGCCGTCGGGCTTCGGCTACGAGTGGAACGGCCTGTCGTACCAAGAGCGCCAGGCGGGCAGCCAGGCTCCCATCCTGATGGGCCTGTCGCTGCTGGTGGTGTTCCTGGTGCTGGCAGCCCTGTACGAAAGCTGGGCCATCCCGCTGTCGGTGATGCTGGTGGTGCCGCTGGGCATGCTGGGCGCGGTGGCGCTGGTGTCCGTTCTGGGCATGTCCAACGACGTGTACTTCCAGGTGGGCATGGTCACTGTTATCGGCCTGGCCGCCAAGAACGCCATCCTAATCGTCGAATTCGCCAAAGACCAGTACGCTCGCGGCATGGGGCTGTACGAGGCCACGGTCGAGGCGGCGCGCCTGCGCTTCCGCCCCATCCTGATGACCTCGCTGGCCTTCATCCTGGGCGTGATCCCGCTGGCCATCGCCACCGGCGCGGGCGCGGCCAGCCAGCGCGCGGTGGGCATCGGCGTGCTGGGCGGCATGCTGGCGGCCACGCCGTTCGCCGTGATTTTCGTGCCGACGTTCTTCGTGGTGGTGCTCAGCTTCTTCAAGACCAAGCCGCGCCTGCTGGGTAATGAACTGAAGGAATTCGAAGCCGAGCAGGCCGCCAAGCGCGCCCGCGAGGCCGAGTCCGACCAATCCGGCAGCGGGCCGTCCGCGGCGCCCGGCCAGGAGGGCAAGGAATGA
- a CDS encoding efflux RND transporter periplasmic adaptor subunit, producing MRFSPHRVSGFGAAALVALALAGCKEHPQMNPGMPQVSVITVQPKPASIVSDLPGRVDAVRDAQIRARVTGIVQKIEFEQGGDVKDGQLLFKIDPAPYVAARNQAAAQLKQAQADLYSAKALANRYAPLVKANAVSKQEYDNAVASYRQAEASVAAAKANLDNALINLGYTDVTSPITGRIGKPLVTEGALVEGTSATQMALVQQLDPIYIDFTQSTVDLAKLRKAFASGQMERVGKDAAKVDVVLEDGSIYPHPGKLLFTGITVDPTTGQVNLRAEVPNPDNILLPGMYVRVRVDEGTDQQALMVPQQSLQRTADGMQSLMLVKDKKIEQVPVTTGSVIDNQWLITSGLKAGDVVVVEGFQKIRPGVPVQASPWQPGGAGKAAPQAGKPEDKPAGQPADKPAGGAKPEQPASGQQS from the coding sequence ATGCGTTTTTCGCCTCATCGTGTCTCGGGATTCGGTGCCGCCGCGCTTGTCGCCCTGGCTCTGGCGGGCTGCAAAGAACATCCGCAAATGAATCCGGGCATGCCGCAGGTCAGCGTCATTACGGTTCAGCCCAAGCCCGCTTCCATCGTGTCCGACCTGCCGGGCCGCGTGGATGCCGTGCGCGATGCCCAGATCCGCGCGCGCGTGACCGGCATTGTGCAGAAAATCGAGTTCGAACAGGGCGGCGACGTCAAAGACGGGCAGTTGCTGTTCAAGATCGATCCGGCGCCGTACGTCGCCGCGCGCAACCAGGCCGCCGCCCAGCTCAAGCAGGCCCAGGCCGACCTGTACAGCGCCAAGGCGTTGGCCAACCGCTACGCGCCGCTGGTGAAGGCCAATGCGGTCAGCAAGCAGGAATACGACAACGCCGTCGCCAGCTACCGCCAGGCCGAGGCCTCGGTAGCCGCGGCCAAGGCCAACCTGGACAACGCCCTGATCAACCTGGGCTACACCGATGTCACGTCGCCCATCACGGGCCGCATCGGCAAGCCGCTGGTCACCGAAGGCGCGCTGGTCGAGGGGACCTCGGCCACGCAGATGGCGCTGGTGCAGCAGCTCGACCCGATCTACATCGATTTCACGCAAAGCACCGTCGACCTGGCCAAGCTGCGCAAGGCCTTTGCCAGCGGCCAGATGGAGCGCGTGGGCAAGGATGCCGCCAAGGTCGATGTCGTGCTGGAAGACGGTTCGATCTACCCGCATCCCGGCAAGCTGCTGTTCACCGGCATCACGGTCGACCCGACCACCGGCCAGGTGAACCTGCGGGCCGAAGTGCCCAATCCCGACAACATCCTGCTGCCGGGCATGTATGTGCGCGTGCGTGTCGACGAAGGCACCGACCAGCAGGCGCTGATGGTGCCCCAGCAGTCCCTGCAGCGCACTGCCGACGGCATGCAGAGCCTGATGCTGGTGAAAGACAAAAAGATCGAGCAGGTGCCGGTCACCACCGGTTCCGTGATCGACAACCAGTGGCTCATTACCAGCGGCCTGAAGGCGGGCGACGTGGTGGTGGTCGAAGGCTTCCAGAAGATCCGCCCGGGCGTTCCGGTGCAGGCCTCGCCATGGCAGCCGGGGGGCGCCGGCAAGGCGGCTCCCCAGGCCGGCAAGCCGGAAGACAAGCCAGCCGGCCAGCCCGCCGACAAACCGGCCGGCGGCGCCAAGCCCGAACAACCGGCCTCGGGGCAGCAGTCCTGA
- a CDS encoding helix-turn-helix domain-containing protein, with protein MAISLSAPVAPESAGPVLRAHHSGRDGWWGLLYQGWVLATPQGQRLNLTATERACFLCLLSSPRRELTREALAHLLPQTSLRTINVSISRLRKKVQATGATLPLHTVHGMGYVFLGHLAGEDAPS; from the coding sequence ATGGCCATTTCCCTGTCTGCCCCTGTCGCGCCCGAGTCCGCCGGGCCTGTTCTCCGTGCCCACCATAGCGGCCGCGATGGCTGGTGGGGCCTGCTGTACCAGGGCTGGGTGCTGGCCACGCCGCAGGGCCAGCGCCTGAACCTGACCGCCACCGAGCGGGCCTGCTTCCTGTGCCTGCTGTCCAGCCCGCGGCGCGAGCTCACGCGTGAGGCCTTGGCGCATCTGCTGCCGCAGACCAGCCTGCGCACCATCAATGTGTCGATCAGCCGGCTGCGCAAAAAAGTGCAGGCCACCGGCGCAACCCTGCCACTGCATACCGTGCACGGCATGGGCTACGTGTTCCTGGGCCATTTGGCCGGCGAGGACGCGCCGTCATAG
- a CDS encoding DUF3734 domain-containing protein, with product MTAAAPRRGRRRPPAYDTVALVLQGGGALGSYQAGVYQGLHEAGIRPNWIAGISIGAINAAIIAGSPPDERVERLRGFWESICRPTGFTALPWGDALARMFQGVPFGFGSPAMNGQLAAFQALMSGQPGFFKPRFPPPYWLHGGGPAATSFYDTTPLAATLRQYVDFDLLNRGEVRASFGAVNVRTGNFAYFDSTRTQLRAEHIMASGALPPGFPAVEIDGEYYWDGGVVSNTPLAQVLSAHPMRDTLAFQVDLWPARGPLPTNLEEVAERQKDIQYSSRTRTVTNTYQRVLKLRRGLQRLLERLPEHERNSPEFADIRAQACTPAVNVINLIYEAKHYERNSKDYEFGSEAMRDHWDSGLTDIRRTLADPAVLERPPADQSFVAHDIHRTAS from the coding sequence ATGACCGCCGCGGCGCCCCGACGCGGCCGGCGCCGGCCGCCGGCCTACGACACCGTGGCGCTGGTCCTGCAGGGGGGCGGGGCGCTGGGCTCATACCAGGCCGGGGTCTACCAGGGCCTGCACGAGGCCGGCATCCGCCCGAACTGGATCGCCGGGATCTCGATCGGAGCCATCAACGCCGCCATCATCGCCGGCTCGCCGCCCGATGAACGCGTCGAACGCCTGCGCGGCTTCTGGGAAAGCATCTGCCGCCCCACCGGCTTCACGGCGCTGCCGTGGGGCGACGCCCTGGCCCGCATGTTCCAGGGCGTGCCGTTCGGTTTCGGCTCGCCGGCCATGAACGGGCAGTTGGCCGCCTTCCAGGCCCTGATGTCCGGACAGCCCGGGTTCTTCAAGCCGCGCTTTCCGCCGCCATACTGGCTGCACGGCGGCGGGCCGGCAGCCACCAGCTTCTACGACACCACCCCGCTGGCCGCCACGCTGCGCCAGTACGTGGATTTCGACCTGCTCAACCGGGGCGAGGTACGGGCCAGCTTCGGCGCGGTCAACGTCCGCACCGGCAATTTCGCCTATTTCGACAGCACCCGCACCCAGTTGCGGGCCGAGCACATCATGGCCTCGGGGGCGCTGCCGCCCGGTTTCCCGGCCGTGGAAATCGACGGCGAATACTACTGGGACGGCGGCGTGGTCTCGAACACGCCGCTGGCGCAGGTGCTGTCGGCGCACCCCATGCGCGACACGCTGGCGTTCCAGGTCGACCTGTGGCCGGCGCGCGGGCCGCTGCCCACCAACCTGGAAGAAGTGGCCGAACGGCAGAAAGACATCCAGTATTCCAGCCGCACCCGCACCGTCACGAATACCTACCAGCGGGTGCTGAAGCTGCGCCGCGGCCTGCAGCGCCTGCTCGAGCGGCTGCCCGAGCACGAGCGCAACAGCCCCGAATTCGCCGACATCCGCGCCCAGGCCTGCACGCCGGCGGTCAATGTCATCAACCTGATCTACGAAGCCAAGCACTACGAGCGCAACTCGAAAGACTACGAGTTCGGCTCGGAAGCCATGCGCGACCACTGGGACAGCGGGCTGACCGACATCCGGCGCACGCTGGCCGATCCGGCCGTGCTCGAGCGGCCGCCCGCCGACCAGAGCTTCGTGGCGCACGACATCCATCGCACGGCCTCCTGA
- a CDS encoding DUF4136 domain-containing protein produces the protein MKRIALLPALAVATLLSACASGPDIRSDYDHDADFARYRSFGFMSPLGTDKAGYSSLLTERLKTATRGQMEMRGYTYDAQSPDLLVNFNARLQQKTQVTPAPGPYYGYRMGFYGGWPGYGWGDDVYQYNQGTLNIDLIDARRKQLVWEGVSQGIVDDVAKVASPQNVDASVAQIFSRYPFRAGNGTPQVPAPAK, from the coding sequence ATGAAACGCATCGCGCTTTTGCCCGCCCTGGCCGTGGCCACCCTGTTGTCGGCCTGCGCTTCGGGGCCCGATATCCGCAGCGATTACGACCATGACGCCGATTTTGCCCGCTACCGCAGCTTCGGATTCATGTCGCCCCTGGGCACCGACAAGGCGGGCTACAGCTCGCTGCTTACCGAACGCCTGAAGACCGCCACGCGCGGCCAGATGGAAATGCGCGGCTATACCTACGATGCGCAGTCGCCCGATCTGCTGGTCAATTTCAATGCCAGGCTGCAACAGAAAACCCAGGTTACGCCGGCGCCCGGCCCGTACTACGGCTATCGCATGGGTTTTTACGGCGGCTGGCCCGGCTACGGCTGGGGTGACGATGTCTACCAGTACAACCAGGGCACGCTGAACATCGACCTCATCGACGCCCGCCGCAAGCAGCTGGTCTGGGAAGGCGTCAGCCAGGGCATTGTCGACGACGTGGCCAAGGTTGCGTCGCCGCAGAATGTCGACGCCAGCGTGGCGCAGATCTTCAGCCGCTATCCGTTCCGCGCGGGCAACGGCACGCCGCAAGTGCCCGCTCCGGCCAAATGA
- a CDS encoding TOBE domain-containing protein — protein sequence MAPAPLELDGSIWLRAGAQTWGGKSRIDLLTQIDATGSISAAARAVGMSYKGAWDAIDAMNNLAGEPLVLRATGGRGGGGARLTERAHKLVATFQALEAEHRRVMTHLAQAGLDAAGDLNLMRRIMLKTSARNKLLGTVSAIRAGAVNDEICLRIAGGHQVVATITRESTAELALEVGAEAIALIKAPSVLIALPGDGLRLSASNQLPGTVAQVRAGAVNSEVILDLDGGGAIAAIVTQDSVRALGLAPGVPALAVFSASSVILGVVA from the coding sequence ATGGCCCCTGCTCCGCTTGAACTCGACGGCTCGATCTGGCTGCGCGCCGGCGCCCAGACCTGGGGCGGCAAAAGCCGCATCGACCTGCTGACGCAGATCGACGCCACCGGCTCGATCAGCGCCGCGGCGCGCGCGGTGGGCATGAGCTACAAAGGCGCGTGGGACGCCATCGACGCCATGAACAACCTGGCCGGCGAACCTCTGGTGCTGCGCGCCACCGGCGGCAGGGGCGGCGGCGGCGCCCGGCTGACCGAGCGCGCGCACAAGCTGGTGGCCACCTTCCAGGCCCTGGAAGCCGAGCACCGGCGCGTCATGACGCACCTGGCGCAAGCCGGCCTGGACGCCGCCGGCGACCTGAACCTGATGAGGCGCATCATGCTGAAAACCAGCGCCCGCAACAAGCTGCTGGGCACCGTCAGCGCCATTCGCGCCGGCGCGGTGAACGACGAAATCTGCCTGCGCATCGCCGGCGGCCACCAGGTGGTGGCCACCATCACGCGCGAAAGCACCGCCGAACTGGCCCTGGAAGTGGGCGCGGAAGCCATCGCCCTGATAAAGGCGCCGTCGGTGCTGATCGCCCTGCCCGGCGACGGCCTGCGCCTGTCGGCCAGCAACCAGTTGCCCGGCACGGTGGCCCAGGTGCGCGCCGGGGCGGTCAACAGCGAAGTGATCCTGGACCTGGACGGCGGCGGCGCCATCGCCGCCATCGTCACCCAGGACAGCGTCCGCGCGCTGGGACTGGCGCCCGGCGTGCCGGCGCTGGCGGTGTTCAGCGCCTCGAGCGTGATCCTGGGCGTGGTGGCTTAG
- a CDS encoding ABC transporter ATP-binding protein, translating to MLRAQDLKITFNAGTPIETRALRGLSLDIPSGQFVTVIGSNGAGKSTFLNAVSGDLPVDAGRIEIEGADVTREPVWQRAGRVARVFQDPMAGTCEDLTIEENMALAQLRGARRGFSRAVKASMREGFRERLATLGLGLENRLTDRIGLLSGGQRQAVSLLMAALQPSRILLLDEHTAALDPRTADFVLQLTARIVAEAGLTTMMVTHSMRQALDVGERTVMLHQGQVVLDVSGDQRKGMDVPDLLAMFERVRGEKLSDDALLLG from the coding sequence ATGCTGCGCGCACAAGACCTGAAAATCACCTTCAACGCCGGCACGCCCATCGAAACCCGGGCCCTGCGCGGCCTGTCGCTGGACATCCCCAGCGGGCAGTTCGTCACCGTGATCGGCTCCAACGGCGCCGGCAAGTCCACCTTCCTGAACGCGGTGTCGGGCGACCTGCCGGTCGATGCGGGGCGCATCGAGATCGAAGGCGCCGACGTTACCCGCGAACCGGTCTGGCAGCGCGCCGGCCGCGTGGCGCGGGTGTTCCAGGACCCGATGGCGGGCACCTGCGAAGATCTCACCATCGAAGAAAACATGGCGCTGGCCCAGTTGCGCGGCGCGCGGCGCGGTTTCAGCCGCGCGGTCAAGGCGTCCATGCGCGAAGGGTTCCGCGAACGCCTGGCCACGCTGGGCCTGGGGCTGGAAAACCGCCTGACCGACCGCATCGGCCTGCTGTCCGGCGGGCAGCGGCAGGCGGTCAGCCTGCTGATGGCGGCCCTGCAGCCTTCGCGCATCCTGCTGCTCGACGAGCACACGGCGGCGCTCGACCCCCGCACGGCCGACTTCGTGCTGCAGCTCACCGCGCGCATCGTGGCCGAAGCCGGGCTGACCACCATGATGGTCACCCACAGCATGCGCCAGGCGCTGGACGTCGGCGAACGCACCGTCATGCTGCACCAGGGGCAGGTGGTGCTGGACGTCTCGGGCGACCAGCGCAAGGGCATGGACGTGCCCGACCTGCTGGCCATGTTCGAGCGCGTGCGCGGCGAAAAACTGTCGGACGACGCGCTGCTGCTGGGGTAG
- a CDS encoding ABC transporter permease, whose translation MSLFSLLGALEIGLIFSLVALGVLISFRLLRFPDLTVDGSFPLGGAVAATLISGGMDPFSATVAATAAGAVAGLITGWLNVKLRIMDLLASILMMIALYSVNLRIMGKPNVPLITEPTVFTILQPEWLSDYVARPLILLGVVVLVKLLLDWFLATQAGLAMRATGSNGRMARAQGVNTGGMILAGMALSNALVGLAGALFAQTQGGADISMGIGTIVIGLAAVIVGESILPSRKMVLATLAVILGAIVYRFFIALALNSDFIGLQAQDLNLVTAVLVTIALVIPMMKRRLLGKKGA comes from the coding sequence ATGTCCCTGTTCTCTTTGCTCGGCGCCCTGGAAATCGGCCTGATTTTCAGCCTGGTTGCGCTGGGCGTGCTGATTTCCTTTCGCTTGCTGCGTTTTCCCGACCTGACCGTCGACGGCAGCTTTCCCCTGGGCGGCGCCGTGGCCGCCACGCTCATCTCGGGCGGCATGGACCCATTTTCGGCCACCGTGGCCGCCACCGCCGCGGGCGCCGTGGCGGGCCTGATCACCGGCTGGCTGAACGTCAAGCTGCGCATCATGGACCTGCTGGCCAGCATTCTGATGATGATCGCGCTGTATTCCGTCAACCTGCGCATCATGGGCAAGCCCAACGTGCCCCTGATCACCGAGCCCACGGTATTCACCATCCTGCAGCCCGAGTGGCTCAGCGACTACGTGGCGCGGCCCCTGATCCTGCTGGGCGTGGTGGTACTGGTGAAGCTGCTGCTCGACTGGTTCCTGGCCACCCAGGCCGGCCTGGCCATGCGCGCCACCGGGTCCAACGGCCGCATGGCGCGCGCCCAGGGCGTCAATACCGGCGGCATGATCCTGGCCGGCATGGCCCTGTCGAACGCGCTGGTGGGCCTGGCCGGAGCGCTGTTCGCGCAGACCCAGGGCGGGGCCGACATCTCGATGGGCATCGGCACCATCGTCATCGGCCTGGCCGCCGTCATCGTGGGCGAAAGCATCCTGCCGTCGCGCAAAATGGTACTGGCCACGCTGGCCGTCATCCTGGGCGCGATCGTGTACCGCTTCTTCATTGCGCTGGCGCTCAACAGCGACTTCATCGGCCTGCAGGCCCAGGACCTGAACCTGGTAACCGCGGTGCTGGTCACCATCGCCCTGGTCATTCCCATGATGAAGCGCCGCCTGCTCGGCAAGAAAGGAGCCTGA
- a CDS encoding ABC transporter substrate-binding protein → MLIGKKHFLTVGALAAALAIHADPAAAQQKSVAVTAIVEHPALDAVRDGVQDALKQAGYESGKNLKWQYQSAQGNTGTAAQIARKFVGDRPDAIVAIATPSAQSVVAATKDVPVVYSAVTDPVAAQLVPSMAASGTNVTGVSDLLALDKQIELIKKVVPGAKRVGMVYNPGEANSVVVVKQLQELLPKAGMTLVEAAAPRTVDVASAARSLIGKVDVIYTNTDNNVVSAYESLVKVGNDAKIPLVASDTDSVKRGAIAALGIDYHDLGVQTGKIVVRILKGEKPGAIASETSSNLRLFVNPGAAAKQGVTLSDALLKSAAEVVK, encoded by the coding sequence ATGCTGATCGGAAAAAAACATTTTCTGACGGTGGGCGCACTGGCGGCGGCGCTGGCTATCCACGCTGATCCTGCCGCGGCGCAGCAAAAATCGGTGGCCGTCACGGCCATCGTCGAACACCCCGCCCTCGATGCCGTGCGCGACGGCGTGCAAGACGCCCTGAAGCAGGCCGGCTACGAGTCCGGCAAGAACCTCAAGTGGCAATACCAGAGCGCCCAGGGCAATACCGGCACGGCCGCGCAGATCGCCCGCAAGTTCGTGGGCGACCGCCCCGACGCCATCGTGGCCATCGCCACGCCCTCGGCGCAGTCGGTGGTGGCGGCCACCAAAGATGTCCCGGTGGTGTATTCGGCCGTTACCGACCCGGTGGCGGCGCAGCTGGTGCCCAGCATGGCGGCTTCGGGCACCAACGTTACCGGGGTGTCCGACCTGCTGGCGCTCGACAAGCAGATCGAGCTGATCAAGAAGGTCGTGCCCGGCGCCAAGCGCGTGGGCATGGTGTACAACCCCGGCGAGGCCAACTCGGTGGTGGTGGTCAAGCAGCTGCAAGAGCTGCTGCCCAAGGCCGGCATGACCCTGGTTGAAGCGGCCGCGCCGCGCACGGTGGACGTGGCCTCGGCCGCCCGCAGCCTGATCGGCAAGGTCGACGTCATCTACACCAATACCGACAACAACGTCGTGTCGGCCTACGAATCGCTGGTCAAGGTCGGCAACGACGCCAAGATTCCGCTGGTCGCGTCCGACACCGACAGCGTCAAGCGCGGCGCCATCGCGGCGCTGGGCATCGACTACCACGATCTGGGCGTGCAGACCGGCAAGATCGTGGTGCGCATCCTGAAGGGCGAGAAGCCCGGCGCCATTGCGTCGGAAACCAGCTCCAACCTGCGGCTGTTCGTCAATCCGGGCGCCGCCGCCAAGCAGGGCGTCACCCTGTCCGACGCGCTGTTGAAGTCGGCCGCCGAAGTCGTCAAGTAG